TGCTGTTGATTCTTTTTTACTTCGTCGCCACGAGCGCGGCCTTTTTCAAAGGCGTCATTCTCCCCAGGGTCAGCAAGGTGATGCACGCCGACATCACCGTGGCCGACGCTTCGATCAGCCCATTCTCGCAAGTCACGCTGCGTGGGTTGAAAGTTCAGACCACGGGGACAGAACCGCTGGTCAAAGCTGAAGAAGTCCGCGTTCGGTACAGTCTTGGAGCGATTCTCGGTGGCAATATTGCCGTGCAGGAAGTCACTGTGGTTTCGCCCGTCGTGGAGATTGTCGAAAACGCCGACGGCACCAGCAACCTCGATCCCTTCACCAAACCGCAGAAAGGCACGAAGGAGAAAAAGGCGCCGTCCGAAAAGAAACCGGGTAAGCCATTGAATCTGAATTTGAAGAATGTGGCTTTGAAAAACGCGACCGTTCGCCTGACGAAGAACCTCAAAGGCGGCGACAAACAGGTGACGGAATTGTCCGGTATCAACATCGCCGCCGACGGTTTGAAAAATGGCGCAACCGCCAAGCTGAGTCTCGACGCCATTGTAAAACTGGATCATCCCGCCGCCGCGCCGACCACAGGCCGCGATCAACTCGCCGCCAGTTTGAAATCGTCCTTCAATATCGCCTTGGACGCCAACCTGAACCCGACAACGGTTCAGGGCGACGCCAAGTTGGCGGTCAGTCAGGCGCTCGGCGCTTTCAAGGACCTGGCCGCCTTGACCGGCTCGCTCGATTGCGATCTGTCGCCGACGGAAATCAAGAAATGCGCCCTGACCTTTTCGCAGTCGGGAAAGAACCTCGGCTCGATTGCTGCCAGCGGACCGCTGGATCTGGCGAAACGGGAAGGCAAGATCAAGATCGAGGTTTCTTCGATTGACCGCCAAGTGTTGAACCTGGCCGGCACGGCGATGGGAATGGATTTCAACTCGACCGTGCTGAATTCCAGCAATCAGATTGAGCTGTCCAAGAATGGACAACTGATCGCGGTGAACGGCCAGCTCACCGGGAGTTCGTTCAGCGTGACGCAAAAAAAACAGACCACGCCGGCGGTCGATTTGTTAATCGCCTACAATCTGACCGTGGACCAGGCGAGCAAAACCGCCCTCGTGCAATCGTTCACGCTCGATGGCAAGCAACAACAGCGACCGTTGCTGCAAGGCGCGCTCTCCAAACCGATGAAACTGGACTGGGGCAACACCAACAACACCGTTGACGAATCTGCCTTCGATCTGACGCTGACCGATTTGAACCTCGCTGATTGGCGCGCGTTTGTCGGTGAGTTTGTGTCGGCGGGCAAAGTGAACGCCAAGGTGAATCTGCTTTCGCAGCAGGCCGGGAAGAAGTTAAAACTTGATGTCACGTCGCAAATCAACGGCCTCTCGGCGACGTTCGGCAGCAATAAGATCGATCAGGCGGACGTCACGGTGGCGGTACGCGGCACGGTGGACGATTTCAGCAAAGTGCAGCTTGCCGAATACAGTCTGCAACTGGCCCATCAGAAACAATCCACTCTCGCCGTCACTGGCAACGGAACTTACGACGCCAAGAGTCAAGACGCCGATCTACAAGCGAAGTTGGAAACCGCTCTGCCTCAACTCGTGTCCGTCGTGGTTCTACCGGATTTCAAGGCCACCGCCGGCACGGTGAAATTCACCGGACACATCACGCAAAAAAACCTGACGCCGACAGAGACAAAGAAGCCGAGCTTCGATCAGACGGTGGTTGGCAATTTGCAGTTGGAGAATTTCACCGGCAATTATGGGTCCTACAAGTTTGCGGAGTTCGCCACGGCTGCAGATGTGGACGTGGAAATGAAAGGTCAGCAACTGCAAATCCGCAAGACGGCCGGTTCCTTGCGCGAAGGCGCGAAACCCGGCGGCAGCTTTGACGTGTCCGGCAATTATAACCTCGACAAGAAGTCCGGCCAGTTTGCGCTCAAGCTCGTCGATTTGAATCAAGATGGGCTGCGGCCGTTCCTCGAATCCGCGCTCGGCGACAAGAAACTGGTTTCGGTTTCGATCAACGCCACTGCCTCGGCGAATTTTGACGATCAAGGCGATTCCGCCGTCAAAGCCGATTTGCAAATGACAAAACTTGTCGTCAGCGATCCGAATAACCAACTGCCCACCACACCGCTGGAA
This DNA window, taken from Verrucomicrobiota bacterium, encodes the following:
- a CDS encoding AsmA family protein — protein: MSETTPGLKIAKRSSWGRKLAFIFGGLLLLLILFYFVATSAAFFKGVILPRVSKVMHADITVADASISPFSQVTLRGLKVQTTGTEPLVKAEEVRVRYSLGAILGGNIAVQEVTVVSPVVEIVENADGTSNLDPFTKPQKGTKEKKAPSEKKPGKPLNLNLKNVALKNATVRLTKNLKGGDKQVTELSGINIAADGLKNGATAKLSLDAIVKLDHPAAAPTTGRDQLAASLKSSFNIALDANLNPTTVQGDAKLAVSQALGAFKDLAALTGSLDCDLSPTEIKKCALTFSQSGKNLGSIAASGPLDLAKREGKIKIEVSSIDRQVLNLAGTAMGMDFNSTVLNSSNQIELSKNGQLIAVNGQLTGSSFSVTQKKQTTPAVDLLIAYNLTVDQASKTALVQSFTLDGKQQQRPLLQGALSKPMKLDWGNTNNTVDESAFDLTLTDLNLADWRAFVGEFVSAGKVNAKVNLLSQQAGKKLKLDVTSQINGLSATFGSNKIDQADVTVAVRGTVDDFSKVQLAEYSLQLAHQKQSTLAVTGNGTYDAKSQDADLQAKLETALPQLVSVVVLPDFKATAGTVKFTGHITQKNLTPTETKKPSFDQTVVGNLQLENFTGNYGSYKFAEFATAADVDVEMKGQQLQIRKTAGSLREGAKPGGSFDVSGNYNLDKKSGQFALKLVDLNQDGLRPFLESALGDKKLVSVSINATASANFDDQGDSAVKADLQMTKLVVSDPNNQLPTTPLEAKLQVDTSLRKQVLDLRQCQVTLSPTSRAKNELQLKGQVDMSKTNATQGSVKLLAESLDVTSYYDLFADKSKAAETKPPKASTKTASKLGPAETGETEPAAMNLPFKNFTAEVNIGRFYLREVDIANWQTTVKLDGGRVLLKPFQLTLNGAPVNANADLNLGVPGYQYDVALNADKIPLPPFVNSFQPERKGQIGGVLIASANVKGAGVTGASLQKNLSGQFNVLSTNLNLSLINVKSKLIKSIINVVVSIPNMISHPGEALGNVFEQIIGTSKKENAGWVDQLTSAPINVVVMRGSASNGRVDVQEAVVRSDAFEAKAHGDITLAPVLTNSTLKMPVSISLNRALGDKIGLVNANAPTNQVYFPMPDFLTMQGTIGNPDPQRNYAALAGLAAKAVGGALTGSKAGGILSGVGGLLTGEGLTNTNKASTNQPSLLDSLDIFKKPKKKK